Proteins from a single region of Leptotrichia trevisanii DSM 22070:
- a CDS encoding glycyl-radical enzyme activating protein, which yields MRALVTDIERGATFDGPGIRTVVYFKGCPLRCLWCSNPETQKLENEFWDYDGSLYKGNKTSCSGCPAANTLKQVAKDMTLEEVFAIVMKDENFYRNSGGGVTLSGGEILVNSAFAIELFEKLKEEYINTAIETTGYGNYKDFEKLAKLTDTILFDIKHMDNEKHKKYTAVSNEIILKNLTKLSEWHKRIIMRFPFIKGINDDEKNIHETAKFLKKLNLLEVNILPYHTMGLEKYKKLGREYPMKTLEKHTQDELNNALNIMKSYGLQAKLNG from the coding sequence ATGAGAGCTTTAGTTACAGATATTGAAAGGGGAGCCACATTTGATGGGCCAGGAATTAGAACAGTCGTGTATTTTAAAGGATGTCCACTTAGATGTCTGTGGTGTTCCAATCCTGAAACACAAAAGCTGGAAAACGAATTTTGGGATTACGACGGCTCTCTTTATAAAGGAAATAAAACTTCATGTTCTGGCTGTCCTGCTGCAAATACACTAAAACAAGTTGCAAAAGATATGACGCTGGAAGAAGTGTTTGCAATTGTGATGAAAGATGAAAACTTTTATAGAAATTCTGGCGGAGGGGTTACGTTAAGCGGTGGAGAAATACTTGTAAATTCAGCTTTTGCAATAGAACTTTTTGAAAAGTTAAAAGAAGAGTATATCAACACTGCTATAGAAACAACAGGATATGGAAATTACAAGGATTTTGAAAAATTGGCAAAATTGACGGATACAATTTTATTTGACATAAAACATATGGACAACGAAAAACATAAAAAATATACCGCTGTTTCAAATGAAATAATCTTGAAAAATCTTACAAAACTTTCAGAATGGCATAAAAGAATCATTATGAGATTTCCATTTATAAAAGGAATTAACGATGATGAAAAAAACATTCACGAAACGGCAAAATTTTTAAAAAAGCTGAATTTGCTGGAAGTGAACATACTGCCCTATCACACAATGGGACTTGAAAAATATAAAAAATTAGGAAGAGAATATCCAATGAAGACACTTGAAAAACATACACAAGATGAACTAAATAATGCTTTAAATATAATGAAAAGTTATGGTTTACAGGCAAAATTGAATGGATAA